One Aquisediminimonas profunda genomic region harbors:
- a CDS encoding head GIN domain-containing protein — translation MKFRPFSLVPAFLTFLAAGSVGAAEKRYAISDFDRVQVFGPFNVTIQPGRATSVTAIGDTQALDIVSVTSSGGILTIQTLTRARSSWKEEPHPAAKVLVVLPQLKGVRLLGAGSITVAELRGISTNITLNGGGLLNVAKLTSDAADVYLSGSGRISLGGSAKNISMKVSGSGDIDAAMLNASDLKIESATSGRVIAKAFRTADIKQTGPGEVRVTGGPSCLVENLGVGTVDCGN, via the coding sequence ATGAAATTCCGGCCATTTTCCCTTGTTCCCGCATTTCTGACTTTCCTTGCTGCCGGATCAGTCGGCGCAGCCGAAAAGCGTTATGCAATCTCCGATTTTGATCGGGTGCAGGTGTTTGGCCCATTCAATGTCACCATACAGCCGGGCCGCGCAACATCGGTGACTGCGATCGGTGACACGCAAGCGCTCGACATTGTCTCGGTCACGTCTAGCGGCGGCATCCTGACCATACAGACACTGACCCGGGCCCGATCAAGCTGGAAGGAAGAGCCCCACCCCGCAGCTAAGGTCCTTGTCGTACTGCCACAGCTCAAAGGTGTGAGGCTCCTGGGTGCGGGCTCGATCACCGTTGCGGAGCTGCGAGGGATCTCGACAAATATCACCCTCAACGGAGGCGGGCTTTTAAACGTTGCCAAGCTCACCTCCGATGCGGCGGATGTCTATCTAAGCGGATCCGGACGGATTTCCCTGGGCGGCAGCGCCAAGAATATCAGTATGAAAGTCAGCGGTTCGGGCGATATCGACGCGGCGATGCTCAACGCCAGTGATCTCAAGATCGAGTCAGCAACATCGGGGCGGGTCATCGCAAAGGCATTTCGGACGGCTGATATCAAACAGACTGGGCCGGGCGAAGTGCGCGTTACCGGGGGCCCGAGCTGTCTGGTTGAAAATTTGGGCGTCGGCACGGTCGACTGCGGGAATTAG
- the mgtE gene encoding magnesium transporter: MSEADPIRTEDFVADPHLDEDDQLKSVFVRQVFDAVEAGEDERVRELVSPLHPADIADLFEQAPSELRSAFAASLAELLDGDVIAELNDHVREELIDTLDPREVADIASELETDDAVAIIEDMEEEDQRAVLRELSPDDRAAIEEALSYPEESAGRLMQRDLIAVPEHMTVGDVIDYLRDNQDLTTDFWEVFVVDPQHKPIGTAHLSWILRTPRNVGMSDVMKREQTLIPVDMDQEEVALRFQKYALISAAVVDPSGRLVGMITVDDVVHIIQEEASEDILKLSGAGDGDINEPIIMTVRTRLTWLIVNLGTAIIASSVVGLFQGEIAKLALLAVLMPIVSGMGGNAGTQTLAVVVRALAINQLTDSNTVRMIFREFRIALANGAALGLLIGTGVAFVFGIPELGLVIGVAMILNNLVAGLSGILIPVTLDRLRIDPAVSSAVFVTMMTDVMGFFSFLGLAALAGLAS, from the coding sequence ATGAGCGAAGCTGATCCGATCCGCACAGAAGATTTTGTCGCCGATCCCCATCTCGATGAAGACGACCAGCTGAAGTCTGTGTTTGTCCGTCAGGTTTTCGATGCTGTCGAGGCTGGCGAGGACGAGCGCGTGCGTGAATTGGTTTCGCCGCTTCATCCCGCTGACATTGCAGACCTTTTCGAACAGGCGCCCTCTGAGCTGCGGTCGGCGTTCGCGGCTTCGCTTGCGGAGTTGCTGGACGGTGATGTGATCGCAGAATTGAACGATCATGTTCGCGAAGAACTGATCGACACGCTCGATCCGCGCGAAGTCGCCGATATCGCCAGTGAACTCGAAACTGACGACGCAGTCGCAATCATTGAGGATATGGAGGAGGAAGACCAGCGTGCAGTCTTGCGCGAACTTTCTCCCGATGATCGCGCGGCAATCGAAGAAGCGCTCTCTTACCCGGAGGAATCTGCCGGTCGCCTGATGCAGCGCGACCTTATTGCCGTTCCGGAACATATGACGGTCGGCGACGTAATTGATTATCTCAGGGATAATCAGGATCTTACGACCGATTTCTGGGAAGTCTTCGTCGTTGATCCGCAACACAAGCCAATTGGAACAGCGCACCTGAGCTGGATCCTGCGCACGCCGCGCAATGTCGGCATGTCCGATGTGATGAAGCGGGAACAAACTCTGATCCCGGTTGACATGGATCAGGAAGAGGTTGCTCTTCGTTTCCAGAAATATGCCCTGATTTCGGCGGCTGTCGTCGATCCATCCGGTCGGCTGGTGGGAATGATAACGGTCGATGATGTTGTTCACATCATCCAGGAAGAGGCAAGCGAGGATATCCTCAAACTCTCGGGCGCGGGTGATGGCGACATCAACGAGCCGATTATCATGACCGTTCGGACACGTTTGACATGGTTGATAGTCAACCTTGGCACAGCGATTATTGCCTCTTCAGTGGTTGGCCTGTTTCAAGGCGAGATTGCGAAGCTGGCGCTCTTGGCCGTGCTCATGCCTATCGTTTCAGGCATGGGAGGCAATGCCGGGACACAGACACTTGCGGTGGTCGTGCGAGCGCTTGCGATCAATCAACTGACAGATTCCAACACTGTCAGGATGATCTTCCGAGAGTTCCGAATTGCGCTTGCGAACGGCGCCGCGCTCGGGCTTTTGATCGGAACCGGGGTCGCCTTCGTTTTCGGTATTCCCGAGCTTGGTTTGGTGATCGGGGTTGCGATGATTCTCAACAATCTTGTTGCTGGCCTTTCTGGTATACTCATCCCCGTTACACTGGACCGGCTGCGGATTGATCCAGCGGTCTCATCTGCCGTTTTTGTGACAATGATGACGGACGTCATGGGATTCTTCAGCTTTCTGGGTCTTGCGGCGCTCGCTGGACTTGCGAGTTGA
- a CDS encoding NAD kinase — protein MNTEKKWALLASPTDEAQAAADALRSQRDWVELDDAELVIALGGDGFMLQVQHAMLEDARIVPVFGMNLGTVGFLMNEWRTDGLDERIARAKRFSVSPLRMEAETIEGQRIKLPAINEVSLLRETRQTAKLEVSLNDRVVMAELVCDGVLVSTPAGSTAYNLSAQGPILPLGSGLLALTPISPFRPRRWRGAILPETASVSIRVLDAVKRPVSAVADQREVRDVRKIDVAIDRAAALTFMFDPEHALDDRITMEQFVV, from the coding sequence ATGAACACCGAGAAGAAATGGGCTCTGCTGGCGTCGCCGACAGACGAAGCCCAAGCAGCAGCCGATGCCTTGCGTTCGCAACGGGACTGGGTTGAGCTCGATGATGCTGAACTGGTCATAGCCCTCGGCGGCGACGGGTTCATGCTCCAGGTTCAGCACGCGATGCTCGAGGATGCACGCATTGTCCCCGTATTTGGCATGAATCTGGGAACCGTCGGATTCCTGATGAACGAGTGGCGCACGGACGGCCTTGATGAGCGGATTGCGCGGGCAAAACGGTTCAGCGTTTCGCCTCTGCGCATGGAAGCCGAAACGATCGAAGGCCAACGGATCAAATTACCGGCCATCAACGAAGTGTCCCTGTTGCGCGAAACGCGGCAGACGGCAAAGCTCGAAGTCTCGCTGAATGACCGCGTGGTCATGGCCGAATTGGTCTGCGACGGCGTGCTGGTTTCGACACCAGCTGGCTCCACCGCATACAATCTCTCGGCCCAGGGACCGATTCTTCCGCTCGGTTCAGGCCTCCTCGCCTTGACGCCGATCAGTCCGTTTCGGCCCCGACGCTGGCGCGGCGCGATCCTGCCGGAAACAGCAAGCGTCAGCATCCGCGTTCTTGATGCCGTGAAACGCCCCGTGAGCGCCGTCGCCGATCAGCGCGAAGTCCGGGATGTCCGCAAGATTGACGTTGCGATCGACCGGGCCGCCGCACTCACTTTCATGTTCGACCCTGAACACGCACTCGACGATCGCATCACGATGGAACAATTTGTCGTTTAA
- a CDS encoding LLM class flavin-dependent oxidoreductase: MTMPYRLSVLDQSPIPDGQTAADALANTIDLAQRCDAFGYDRYWLAEHHASPGLAGVAPEALIGPVALATKRMRVGSGGIMLPHYSPFKVAETFRMLAALAPGRIDLGLGRAPGSDQRTAFALQRDRTRQMPINDFPQNLAEIIAYLGDGLPADHPFASLRDTLPSGHGGSPDLWLLGSSPDSAAWAGETGLPYCIADFINSDAVPLADIYRSTFRPSRWLEKPHLMVATWVIAADTMEESKRQALPAQVMFAHLVRGELIAVPSVEKAEEWARDRPLPDRGRRVTLGTGADVREALDEVARLYGADEMMLVNIMHDHAARCRSYQLVAEAFALDGARLVESGGFTQN; the protein is encoded by the coding sequence ATGACAATGCCTTATCGCCTGTCCGTCCTGGACCAGTCTCCCATTCCGGACGGGCAAACCGCCGCCGATGCGCTTGCAAACACGATCGACCTTGCGCAACGTTGCGATGCTTTCGGTTATGATCGTTACTGGTTGGCCGAGCACCATGCGTCGCCGGGGCTGGCCGGCGTGGCGCCGGAAGCGTTGATCGGTCCCGTCGCCCTGGCCACTAAACGGATGAGAGTGGGCTCTGGCGGTATCATGTTGCCGCACTATTCGCCCTTCAAGGTGGCAGAAACGTTTCGCATGCTTGCCGCATTGGCTCCCGGACGGATCGATCTGGGGCTCGGACGTGCGCCAGGATCCGATCAACGCACAGCCTTTGCGTTGCAGCGTGATCGGACAAGGCAAATGCCGATCAATGACTTTCCGCAAAACCTTGCAGAGATCATTGCATATCTGGGGGATGGCCTTCCTGCTGACCATCCATTCGCTTCATTGCGCGACACCCTCCCAAGTGGTCATGGGGGATCTCCCGATCTGTGGTTGCTGGGTTCTTCGCCAGACAGCGCCGCCTGGGCTGGGGAAACCGGCCTTCCCTATTGCATTGCCGATTTCATCAATTCGGACGCCGTTCCACTCGCAGATATCTATCGTTCAACATTTCGGCCGTCCCGCTGGCTTGAAAAGCCGCATCTGATGGTTGCAACCTGGGTGATCGCGGCAGACACCATGGAAGAGTCCAAACGCCAGGCCTTGCCGGCACAGGTCATGTTTGCACATCTGGTCCGCGGGGAGCTTATTGCCGTCCCTTCTGTTGAAAAGGCAGAAGAATGGGCCAGAGACAGGCCTTTACCGGACCGTGGGCGGCGCGTTACGCTCGGCACAGGAGCAGACGTCCGAGAGGCGTTGGACGAGGTTGCACGCCTTTATGGCGCAGATGAAATGATGCTCGTGAATATCATGCATGATCACGCTGCACGGTGCCGAAGTTACCAACTGGTTGCCGAAGCTTTTGCTCTTGATGGCGCGCGACTCGTGGAGTCAGGCGGGTTTACGCAAAATTAA
- a CDS encoding CarD family transcriptional regulator, giving the protein MASSALDFIVGDYVVYPKHGVGRVIELQNSEIAGMSLELYVLRFEKEKMTLRVPTNKAESVGMRKLSSDKQMQEALQTLKGKPKVKRTMWSRRAQEYEAKINSGDLVSIAEVVRDLFRAEDQPEQSYSERQIFEAACSRLARELAAMEQVDEPTAVQKLIEILKKAAEIYNKSAVPVDA; this is encoded by the coding sequence ATGGCTTCAAGCGCGTTGGATTTTATTGTTGGTGACTATGTTGTTTATCCAAAACACGGCGTCGGTCGCGTTATCGAACTTCAAAATTCTGAAATCGCCGGCATGTCGCTCGAACTTTATGTGCTGCGCTTTGAAAAGGAAAAAATGACCCTGCGCGTTCCGACAAACAAGGCTGAAAGTGTTGGCATGCGGAAACTTTCATCTGACAAGCAGATGCAGGAAGCCCTTCAAACCCTGAAAGGCAAGCCAAAGGTCAAGCGGACAATGTGGTCCCGGCGTGCCCAAGAGTATGAAGCCAAAATCAATTCCGGGGATCTTGTATCGATTGCCGAAGTCGTTCGTGACCTCTTCCGCGCCGAAGATCAGCCGGAACAGAGCTACTCTGAAAGGCAAATTTTTGAGGCTGCCTGTAGCCGGCTTGCGCGCGAACTCGCTGCAATGGAGCAGGTGGATGAGCCAACCGCCGTCCAGAAGCTGATCGAGATTTTGAAGAAAGCTGCCGAAATCTATAACAAGTCAGCGGTTCCAGTCGACGCCTGA
- a CDS encoding head GIN domain-containing protein codes for MRFVLVAFPAILLASCGHAESGAASSSATSSRTFAVANFDKVALRGSDDVEVVVGKDFSVSATGPSDELDRLEILVDDGVLKIGRKSGSSWHIGWPQKADEVKVRVVMPAIQGASLAGSGDLTIDNATSESFKVSLAGSGNLKIGKLQAKSADLSLAGSGDIAIAGKVGTLEISGAGSGNVAARALEAETADISLAGSGNVEARATGSASVSVMGSGDVTITGTDKCKTSSLGSGSVSCKV; via the coding sequence ATGCGCTTTGTGCTCGTTGCTTTTCCAGCCATCCTGCTTGCATCTTGCGGCCACGCCGAAAGTGGCGCTGCATCTTCGTCTGCGACAAGCTCGCGGACTTTTGCAGTTGCCAATTTTGACAAAGTGGCCTTGCGTGGGTCTGACGATGTCGAGGTTGTCGTGGGGAAGGATTTCTCTGTTTCCGCGACCGGACCGTCCGATGAACTGGATCGGCTCGAAATCCTGGTCGATGACGGCGTTCTCAAAATAGGTCGGAAGTCTGGCTCAAGCTGGCATATCGGCTGGCCGCAAAAGGCCGACGAGGTCAAGGTGAGAGTGGTGATGCCAGCCATACAGGGAGCGAGCCTTGCAGGTTCGGGCGACCTGACCATCGACAATGCGACCTCTGAATCGTTCAAGGTATCGCTAGCTGGGTCGGGCAATCTCAAAATCGGCAAGCTTCAAGCGAAGTCAGCTGACCTGAGCCTCGCAGGATCAGGCGATATCGCAATTGCCGGGAAGGTCGGGACACTCGAAATCTCCGGAGCTGGATCTGGCAATGTAGCCGCACGCGCGCTTGAGGCGGAAACCGCTGATATTTCACTCGCCGGATCCGGCAATGTCGAAGCGCGGGCGACCGGCAGTGCTTCGGTTTCAGTCATGGGGTCAGGCGACGTGACAATTACCGGCACTGACAAATGCAAGACGTCGAGCCTGGGGTCAGGCAGCGTATCCTGCAAGGTCTGA
- the moaA gene encoding GTP 3',8-cyclase MoaA: MTSASPVLNDQFGRRISYVRLSLTDRCDMRCRYCMAETMEFLPRSEILSHEEIGTLARAFVARGVTRIRLTGGEPLARRGAVDVARDIGRLLGKGLDELTLTTNASRLRDHAQGLREAGVERINISLDTRDPEKFSHITRLGNLARVLDGIAAAKDVGFRIKINMVALKGLNDQEILPMLEWCAEQGFDLSLIETMPLGMIDEDRTDRFLPLTQVQDELSARYSLIPSAHRTGGPARYWQVQELGNRIGLISPLTANFCEGCNRIRVSASGQLYMCLGHEDNVDLRAALRSGDPAAVDAAVDLAMGRKPRRHTFDLTTPATARHMSVTGG, translated from the coding sequence ATGACCTCCGCCTCACCTGTCTTGAACGATCAATTCGGACGCAGAATCAGCTATGTCAGGCTGTCTCTGACGGATCGCTGCGACATGCGTTGCCGCTACTGTATGGCAGAAACCATGGAGTTTTTGCCGCGATCGGAGATTCTGAGCCACGAAGAAATCGGTACGCTCGCACGGGCATTTGTCGCACGCGGGGTAACGCGAATCCGGCTGACCGGCGGCGAACCACTTGCCCGACGGGGGGCCGTCGACGTTGCTCGCGACATCGGGCGATTGCTTGGCAAAGGCCTTGATGAACTGACATTGACGACCAATGCCAGCAGGCTGCGCGATCACGCCCAAGGGCTGCGCGAGGCAGGCGTGGAGCGTATCAATATCAGTCTGGATACGCGGGATCCCGAGAAGTTCAGTCATATCACGCGACTTGGGAACCTGGCCCGCGTGCTGGATGGCATTGCCGCTGCGAAGGACGTCGGTTTTCGCATCAAGATCAATATGGTCGCTCTGAAGGGGCTCAATGATCAGGAAATCCTGCCGATGCTCGAATGGTGCGCGGAGCAAGGCTTTGATCTTTCCCTGATCGAAACCATGCCGCTTGGCATGATCGACGAAGATCGGACCGATCGCTTTCTGCCGCTTACACAGGTGCAAGACGAACTTTCCGCTCGCTACTCCCTGATCCCAAGCGCACATCGCACGGGCGGCCCGGCTCGATACTGGCAGGTGCAGGAACTTGGCAACCGTATTGGCTTGATTTCGCCGCTGACAGCCAATTTTTGCGAAGGCTGCAATCGCATTCGCGTATCCGCCTCCGGCCAATTGTACATGTGCCTTGGACATGAGGACAATGTCGACCTTCGCGCGGCATTGCGCTCGGGAGACCCGGCTGCCGTTGATGCAGCGGTTGACCTCGCGATGGGGCGTAAGCCGCGTCGGCATACATTCGACCTCACGACCCCCGCCACTGCGCGCCACATGAGTGTAACCGGCGGATGA
- a CDS encoding DUF1489 family protein encodes MLHITRIAFACDSFATLADRMTSRATEGKVRLTTRYRPKRHEELVGGSLYWILKHRLVARSEILGFEDAEGGRTYIVLSDKLVPVVPVPRRAHQGWRYLAAVDAPPDFGDTTSSGEALPPELTEQLAEIGLF; translated from the coding sequence ATGCTGCATATCACGCGCATAGCCTTTGCCTGCGACAGTTTTGCCACGCTTGCAGATCGGATGACATCACGCGCAACAGAAGGCAAAGTTCGCCTGACGACCCGATACCGTCCAAAGCGGCATGAGGAACTCGTCGGCGGGTCGCTGTACTGGATCCTGAAGCATCGGTTGGTCGCGCGCAGCGAAATCCTGGGGTTTGAGGACGCCGAAGGCGGCCGCACTTATATCGTCCTGTCAGACAAGCTGGTCCCTGTAGTGCCAGTGCCGCGCAGAGCGCATCAGGGCTGGCGATATCTTGCTGCAGTCGATGCTCCGCCGGATTTTGGCGATACGACCAGCTCCGGAGAGGCATTGCCGCCGGAGTTGACAGAACAGCTTGCTGAGATTGGACTCTTCTAA